The following is a genomic window from Phaseolus vulgaris cultivar G19833 chromosome 6, P. vulgaris v2.0, whole genome shotgun sequence.
AATATTATGccaatttttattcattttacttAATTTGCAtgcaatttaaaattttatacataaataatttatatatctcATATTTCAGCCATTACGCAAAAAACTATCTGATGTATGATATAGTATCAGCTTTCTGCAATCCACAATTGATAACACTGgagcaaaaagaagaaaaatgctCAAACTACTGACACCAAATTATCTTAAGACTCTACCAGTCTGCAAGGAAACTTGGAACGCCTAAAACCAGACATTCTAGCATATCTTCCATAGTGCTTATACCACATCCTATgctaaaaatcaataaattctTCAAATCATCAATCCAAGATGTTTTATGACAGATGAGCATTTACCAGAATCCCATATAGATCAAAATAAGTACACCCTGGTCACTGAACCTCAATAGTGAGCATCTAAACTTTCCTTCACAAGTGAgtgtattaattattattattattattattattattattattctgcTCATTTATTTAGGAAACTTCATGACAAGATCCATATCCTTAAATCCTATAAATTTAAGACTATCAAGTATTGACAGTccataaatttaaaaagttttgATTATATTAAGCAAAACATCAATCTCAGAAGAACCTAAAAACTCATACTAATCCCTAGCATAAACCATGACAAGAGCAGCAATTTataacaaagataaaaaaaaaaaaaattttggaCAAAAATGACcatcaaaatcaaaacaatgtTAGACACATTTCCTAAACTCAACAAGAATTGAATAGATCAATTTTCAAGTAAGAAATTTGCTAATATGCCAAGCTGATCTACATATAGGGATATGATTCCTAACCTGATGATGTTGGCTACTCGAGAAAATGTTAGGAGACAATGGCTGATTTATCCCTAATTTGATTCTTCCACGGACTTCAGTTTTAGTCCCTGCCATTCATGATAACCATTCTTAAGTCTATGAGCAACGATTTTCAAATGTGTATTTTAAGTAACATGTGCCAATTTCACCTATACAGCCATTAACAAACTTGCCCACTCTCACCCCACCCTCTCCCCAGTGGGGAGTGAAGATCTCAGAATACTGAGACAGATGTATGAAGGACTAATTATTGGCTTAAGAATCTTAAAGAGGTATATTCATTTACAAGATCTCTGAGTACCAAATGAACTTAGTTTTTGATAGTGAAATCTAAGGTATGAATATGGTCATGGACTGCAACAAGGCACAGATTCTCAACCTTGTTCCTATTATCCTATCAATTGCTAAAGCTTGACATTTGGAAAAAAGGGGTTAGTGACTTAGTAATGTTCTGATTCAACAGAGTACATCTTGATGATACCACCGTAACAGGTACAATAGGTATCACAAGATCATTACCCAGTAATCAATATAATGTTAACATACAggagtaaaaaaaattagaaaccaCAAGCAAGCTACAAAAGAGCAATTATAAAACTTCCATATACCAATGACATGAAAAATTCCAAATATGTGGGAGTGGGAAAGATATACATGTGTGTGTATGCCcataaaaggataaaaaatgaaacaaataacTTCCATGTAACAAAAACATGCCATCCATATACAGCATTGGTAACATATGTAACTACAACATGCAGGACTCGGAAAATTGCCTCAAGGAATacattagaaacaaaaaaaacttaatgATTGTTACATTAATGTGAGAATTCCCTGGTAACACCAATCAAATGCGACAGAAAACGATAAAACAAATCACAATAAGTTATGATATTTCAGTATTAgcttaaaaactttaaaagaAGTCATAATGAGTTTTAGATGTTTATGGTATAGTTCCTTGCTATGCAGAGAGAACATATCCACACTTAaagattttaaatatcttttagACTGAACTTACCCATGGTGCAGTTATAGTGATCACACAAAAGTTTTAACATAATACATCAAAAGAAAGGAACAGGATGTCCCACTAAGAAGAATGTATGACAAAGTGGGAATTCCACTCTCATAAAGGTCCAATCAAGCCCAAGGTGACAATATTAAACCAACAGTTTCAACTCCATACCCTCAAACAACCCCAGAAAAGTgcatcttaaaaaaaatcaaagcacAGGAACAAAGGAACGATGGCTGTTTTGTTCTAAATGATGATTTTCAAAGTAAGCTCGAGTTTCAGCATACATGTTTCAAATTTTCCAAAAAGCtattgaaaacaaaatgatAAGAAATAAATTTGGTTATAGTTCACAAATAGCTATTTTGATCTCTAGAAGCTGTTGGAGAGGGATGATGGAACAACAACAATGCATATGTAATTCACAGCACAATAAGAGACACGACATGATAACAAAGTTGAGAAGCAACCATTACCGGGCGCAAAGGAAGACCTGCAGGACTAAGAGTCACATTTGCTTTTGGTGCAGTCATTTCTGTTGGAGGGTGATACCTATAGGATGGACCAACTTTAACCTCCCCTGTTTTTGGATAATACTGATAATCTGGTTGATTAGACCTTTCTGGAAATGCCTGCTCCTTCTGATTACTGCTTGATGGACCAACTAAGGAACCAGGAAGTTGATATAGTCCAGGATAGCCGGCCGCTGATGAAGGTAGTTGTGTAATCCCGTAAAGCTGTGCTGAACCAACATTAGGAGTACCGGAAGGAAGTATAGCACCTGTTCCAGAAGCCTGCACCAAGAGAGCTAATGTTAACGGCTTCACTAAATGCACATAACATATTGACTGAGcaatcaaaaataaattattgaccTACTTGATAAGGACCCCAGCCAGAAATAGGTACCATGGCAGGTGAAAGTACCACAGGTCCATAGGGACTCTGGACTAATGAGCCAGGCAGCATAGGAGGCCTTGCAACCAGCACACCAATTTGCTGTGATGAAGGACCAGGTGGGGGCTGCATGGTTGAATATAACGGTGAAGGCACTGGTACAGGCAAAGGAGAAACTGGAGCAACTGGTGATGGTGCTGGAATTTGGACGCCAGCAGGAACTGGATGATGGAATTTACAAGTTGCACCAAACTTGCATTGTCCCGTTTTCACATAATACGAACACTCCTTCTCACCctgttaattgttattatttacaACAATCAAATTCACATAAATTTACACAATCAGAAAACTAAACTGAAAATTCACAAAATATGGTTAGTCTTATGcagcaaacacaaaaataacACACCGGACGCAATGGATATCCATAATAGTTTAGCGTCACAGGGGCAGCAGCACCTCCCGCTAGCCTCGGGTGGTGGTACTTGCATGACGAACCAAACTTGCACGTTCTTGTCCTCATGTAATACTGCATTATAACCATCAGCAGATACAAATCAGCTCAAAGTATGATCACAaacaaccaaaacaaaaaacataacCACACTCCACCCATCATCATCAACATTTTATACAGAAACAATGAATTACAGAACAGTCAAATGCAATCGTTCAGTATAGCAATAAAAAGCACCTGGCAGACAGGCTGGCCAACTCGTTCCGGATACTCCCCAGCAGTCCTCTCAGCTCCAACAACCTAAACAACACACAAACATCATCAAATTACAAAGCACCAAAAGTCCAAATCACAGTGCACAATGCAAACACAGCATCTTAACCTCAGTGAAACAAATGCTATATTCAGCAAGATCAAACGAAATTGCAAACACAGAAGCACACGATCACACTAAGAAACCCTTCACAGGTGAAATGAAATTAAGcaacaacaagaacaacaacaaaattaccGTGCCACGGTCACGAGGGTGATTGAACCGACACCGCGAACCAAAGCCACAGAAGCCAGTCCTCAAGTAGTAAGTGCAATCAGTCTCATCGGGGCGTTGCGGATACGATTCCTCCGCAGCACCCATTCCCAATTGCCACATAGGCTCTGCATTTTCCACAATCAAGATCGAACCCGGTTCAGAAACCCCCACATTCCCCCAAAACCACAAATCACAATCCCCGAACCTAACAAAACGAACCGCAAATAACACAAAAggcaaatatatatatatagagaaagagaaagagagagaccTTCGAGGCCGGTTTGGGCTCCGGGCCCGGCCCATTCCGGGGACGGATCAGACCGCGAACCTTCACTGGACCGGCCGTACTGCTCCATTGCACCGACCCGAACCGGAGAACGGAGCTGATTTGACGGTAATCGGAAAAGCACAATGAGAGGCTCCGATCAAATGGAAagtaaagagagagaaaatgggGTTGGATTTTCTGATTTTCTgggtttctctctctctctcttactcACAGACAACGTTTGTTTCTGTTttcctctctctctttctctctctcaaacACACACTCTCACTCTCTCTTTCAGTTTCAAAGCGTGTTCTGAttttttatctctctctctcttactGGGAGGGGCTTCTTTTATTGGTCTGTGTGAGTTTGTTGGTTGGTTTTATTTATATGCACCCGCCAGCACATCCCACAAAAAATTACCAAATATATAATCTTCtttcattcttgtttttatTCGCCTTAATACTATTACTgtctaaagaaaaaaataataataataataatatttattatttattttattttattttatttctagaGAGAGAATTGAGTGAAGCTGATTTGGAAGTGAGGTTGGAGCAGGTGGAGTTTTATTAGAGCGATGAATTGTAAGGTAGTGAGAGAAAAAGACATAAATGACCTTGAATTTCAGCATGTGGAATAGTAGGAGTCAATTGAATATGGGATATG
Proteins encoded in this region:
- the LOC137832359 gene encoding zinc finger CCCH domain-containing protein 34-like, coding for MEQYGRSSEGSRSDPSPEWAGPGAQTGLEEPMWQLGMGAAEESYPQRPDETDCTYYLRTGFCGFGSRCRFNHPRDRGTVVGAERTAGEYPERVGQPVCQYYMRTRTCKFGSSCKYHHPRLAGGAAAPVTLNYYGYPLRPGEKECSYYVKTGQCKFGATCKFHHPVPAGVQIPAPSPVAPVSPLPVPVPSPLYSTMQPPPGPSSQQIGVLVARPPMLPGSLVQSPYGPVVLSPAMVPISGWGPYQASGTGAILPSGTPNVGSAQLYGITQLPSSAAGYPGLYQLPGSLVGPSSSNQKEQAFPERSNQPDYQYYPKTGEVKVGPSYRYHPPTEMTAPKANVTLSPAGLPLRPGASPCTHYAQHGVCKFGSACKFDHSMGSLSYSPSASSLADMPVAPYPVGSTIGTLAPSSSSSELRLELSSGSSKESVPSRMSSSSGMLTGSIGLTLSTGGPISQSNSQPSAPSLDPSATATSTTSSNVSHTSS